In Clostridiaceae bacterium, the sequence CTACAAGCAGGGCAGCAATGAAATACTCATATTGAGTAACATCAGGAATATATGAAACTTTTTTTTCTTCAAAAATTCTTCCGCTGGATAAGGCTTTTAAAGAGAATTTTGTAACGACATCAGCATATTTTTCATTATAGAATTTTTCTGATGAAGCAGCTTTTTTGTAATAAACATAAGCTGTCATTATACCATTCTGCGAAGCAGATACGATATCTGCATAGCTTTGCATGAAATTTTTGATAATGTCAGCCTGTAAAGGCTTCCTGGAATCTGCAATTACTCTGAAAGGCTTGTTCTCACCTTCTGATACACTCTTTACAAAACCTTCGGGAATTATTACAACGGCAGCCACTTTTCCGTCTTTGAGCATGTTCATTGCCTCATTTTCATCAGCTTTAAATATGGTTACCAAATCTTGTATAGCTTCTGATTCAATAAACTGATTCAGCAGCATTCTTGATTCAAGAGAGTTTTCCTCATCCACAAGAGCAATTGAAAAGGTCTCAATAAATCTATTGTGAGTTAAAAATGGAGACAGAACATAGATAAAAAGGCTGATAAAAGCAAATGGCAAACCAAAAAAGAGAACCACTGCTTTCCAATCCTTAAAAAACAGCTTTAAATCATTCTTTACAACAACAAAAACTCTCAACTGCCGGCACCCCCGTATAATGAAAGGTAAATGTCAATGAAAAATTCATTGTCCTAACGCTTTGCCGTACTGGTAAAAGGTTCAATCAGTTCCTTATTGTTAAGTAAAAACTTAGCTGTAGAGAACTGAAGTTCCTTAACGATCTCTGATAGTTCCTCTTCGCTTATGGTGTTCAGATCAACAGCCCACTGGGAATCTGTTGCTGGCATTTCAAAACTTTCACCGTAACTGTCTTCTTTCTTTATATTAATCAATATATCTGCATTATCAATTTTATATTCTTCTATAGTAAGGTTTACAATTAAGTTATAGCTTGTGTTGATAGATTTCTTTTTTGCATTTTCAGAACTCTCTGAAGTCAGGTTAATATTAGCTTTAAAATCAGGCCAAATATTGTTTACGCATTTTATGAAACCCTCAAAGGATTCAGATTTGTCAGATTTTGACTTGCCCTTTTCAAAGTTGAATTGTATTTCTGCGGCATCACCGCCATTTTCTGCAGACTGCACAATTTTACCAACTACACTGTTTTGACTGAATAAAATATCATAATTTCTTTTTGACATATCCTGTTCCTTGCTGGAAAGGTTAATACTTCGCGAGATTATATTACCTGATGAATCTACTATGATCTTCATGCTAAGACCGTCAGGGAATGAGGTATTCTCTATAATGTCTAATAATTCATTTACCAGGATATTGTAATCAGAGTAGCTTAATAATTTTTCGGTTAAAGGTTTTAAGCCGGGAATCAAATCAAAATATCCTGCTTCATCTATAAGTTTTATTGCATTATTAATTTTATCAACAGTAATGTTAATAAGACGATTATCTTTAAAAATCATTTTAATAAAAGCTGCACTTAGATTTTTTAACTGATCTTCATTAAAAGAAAGCGTGAACTGATCGTATTTTCCGCTTTTCTGTGCTTCAAAGCCGTAATTCTGAATGTTTTTTGACAAAACTACCTGTTCATCTGATATATTATCTTTCAGAAAATTTGAATATTCAACTAGAATATTTTTTATTTCAGAAATTGGGAAATTTGTGTAAGGACTCATTTCTCTTGGCAAAAGAATCTTATTTATAGGATAATCCAGGTTGAATTTTTGCAAGGGAATTTTAGGGTTA encodes:
- a CDS encoding ABC transporter permease, with translation MRVFVVVKNDLKLFFKDWKAVVLFFGLPFAFISLFIYVLSPFLTHNRFIETFSIALVDEENSLESRMLLNQFIESEAIQDLVTIFKADENEAMNMLKDGKVAAVVIIPEGFVKSVSEGENKPFRVIADSRKPLQADIIKNFMQSYADIVSASQNGIMTAYVYYKKAASSEKFYNEKYADVVTKFSLKALSSGRIFEEKKVSYIPDVTQYEYFIAALLVVFIMFSGIMGIKFTANEKQLGIRSRLEISPMSAAEFILARFLTVFIISILQFASIIIPGSIFFNIYLSTSPLLMILLFIIIVFTVSACAVFVATISPSPATADLAGSLGTLLMAVVGGSIYPLTAMPDFIKTLSYFTINRWAVDGFLQIFSANITSVFYWDLAVLAGMGLLYLAVSIPFLKGIKNHRAS